A single region of the Brachypodium distachyon strain Bd21 chromosome 3, Brachypodium_distachyon_v3.0, whole genome shotgun sequence genome encodes:
- the LOC100843679 gene encoding wall-associated receptor kinase 2 has protein sequence MQAEIFLTLLAVLASACPAAGAAWQPSEACQRRCGDVDIPYPFGIGRDCYLYTGDNDITFGLTCNLTADGIYKPFCYEQEILSVSVARGKARVRTDIQPWCYNGTSRSMDPQFAPWIDFSDSSFMLSDEENRFTVVGCNSLAYVSSMEGSQFTNGYEYMTGCMATCPGGGRVENGSCSGMGCCQAAIPRGVNTYQEKFNTSRAAAGSSSGPCSYAVLVEAAAFDFRTGYVAADGGGGFMESTGGTVPLVLDWVVGKETCLEAKRNASASACVSGNSACVDSRNGPGYLCNCSIGYRGNPCLLDGCRDINECEDRSIEYPCSVPGTCVNTPGGFSCACPDKTTGNAYTGTCEAKKSLLGVHVAMGVSVSVVVLVISMACACIIREKRSLDTVKRKYFKQHGGLLLFEEMKSKQGISFTLFTREELEEATSKFDERNVLGKGGNGTVYKGTLKDGRTVAIKKCKLTNERQKKEFGKEMLILSQINHRNIVKLYGCCLEVEVPMLVYEFIPNGTLYQLVHGSGGSLLVPLATRVKIAHEAAEALAYLHSWASPPIIHGDVKSPNILIDESYAVKVADFGASTLAPTDEAQLVTFVQGTCGYLDPEYMQTCKLTDRSDVYSFGVVLLELLTRRKALNLQATEDEDKTLSSQFLLAASANRLDEIVDAQIVSQQSIELIEQMAELAKQCLRMDSEKRPSMREVAEELGKLRKVLQHPWGQQSSGELQGLLARSPNTYSEIELSNACVSYDDSAYIGVQSPR, from the exons ATGCAAGCAGAGATATTCCTCACGTTGCTCGCCGTGCTGGCTTCGGCGTGTCCCGCAGCAGGGGCGGCATGGCAACCAAGCGAAGCATGCCAGCGCCGTTGCGGCGACGTGGACATCCCGTACCCGTTCGGCATCGGCCGGGACTGCTACCTCTACACGGGCGACAACGACATCACCTTCGGCCTCACCTGCAACCTCACCGCCGATGGCATCTACAAGCCCTTCTGCTACGAGCAAGAGATCCTGAGCGTCTCCGTGGCCCGGGGCAAGGCGCGGGTCCGCACGGACATCCAGCCCTGGTGCTACAACGGCACGTCCCGGTCCATGGACCCGCAGTTCGCGCCCTGGATCGACTTCTCCGACTCCTCCTTCATGCTCTCCGACGAGGAGAACCGGTTCACCGTCGTGGGCTGCAACTCGCTCGCCTACGTCAGCTCCATGGAGGGCTCCCAGTTCACCAACGGCTACGAGTACATGACCGGGTGCATGGCCACGTgcccgggcggcggccgggtggAGAACGGCTCCTGCTCCGGCATGGGCTGCTGCCAGGCCGCCATCCCCAGGGGCGTCAACACGTACCAGGAAAAATTCAACACGTCCCGGGCGGCTGCCGGATCATCCAGCGGCCCCTGCAGCTACGCGGTGCTTGTCGAGGCCGCGGCGTTCGACTTCCGCACCGGCTACGtcgcggcggacggcggcggcggctttaTGGAGTCCACCGGCGGGACCGTGCCGCTGGTGCTCGACTGGGTTGTCGGGAAGGAGACGTGCCTGGAGGCGAAGCGGAACGCCTCGGCCTCCGCCTGCGTCAGCGGCAACAGTGCGTGCGTCGATTCCAGAAACGGCCCCGGTTATCTCTGCAACTGCTCGATTGGGTACCGAGGCAACCCTTGCCTCCTTGACGGCTGCCGAG ATATTAACGAGTGTGAGGACAGAAGTATCGAGTACCCATGCTCTGTTCCTGGTACCTGTGTTAACACCCCTGGAGGGTTCAGCTGCGCTTGCCCTGACAAGACAACAGGCAACGCTTATACTGGCACATGCGAGGCGAAGAAATCTCTACTTGGAGTGCACGTTGCAATGG GTGTTAGCGTTTCTGTAGTTGTCCTAGTAATCAGCATGGCATGTGCTTGCATAATCCGCGAAAAGAGGAGCCTTGACACTGTAAAAAGGAAGTACTTCAAGCAGCACGGGGGTCTCCTGCTGTTCGAGGAAATGAAGTCAAAACAGGGGATATCCTTCACCTTGTTCACTAGGGAAGAGCTAGAAGAGGCCACGAGCAAATTCGACGAGCGGAATGTGCTCGGAAAGGGAGGCAACGGCACCGTCTACAAGGGCACCCTGAAAGACGGCAGGACGGTCGCCATAAAGAAGTGCAAGCTAACCAACGAGAGGCAGAAGAAGGAGTTCGGCAAGGAGATGCTCATCCTGTCCCAGATCAACCACCGGAACATCGTCAAGCTGTACGGCTGCTGCCTCGAGGTGGAAGTGCCCATGCTCGTCTACGAGTTCATCCCGAACGGCACCTTGTACCAGCTCGTCCATGGCAGCGGCGGATCCTTGCTCGTGCCCTTGGCGACTCGCGTCAAGATCGCGCACGAGGCCGCCGAAGCGCTCGCGTACCTGCACTCCTGGGCCTCGCCCCCAATCATCCACGGCGACGTGAAATCGCCCAACATACTCATCGACGAGAGCTACGCCGTGAAAGTTGCAGACTTTGGGGCTTCCACGCTGGCCCCGACGGACGAAGCTCAGCTCGTGACTTTCGTGCAGGGGACCTGCGGCTACCTCGACCCGGAGTACATGCAGACCTGCAAACTGACGGACAGGagcgacgtgtacagcttcggcgtGGTTCTCCTGGAGCTGCTCACGCGTAGAAAGGCGCTGAATCTTCAGGCGACCGAGGACGAGGACAAGACCCTGTCGTCGCAATTCCTTCTTGCCGCGAGCGCGAACAGGCTCGATGAGATAGTGGACGCGCAGATTGTAAGCCAGCAGAGTATTGAGCTGATTGAGCAGATGGCGGAGCTAGCGAAGCAGTGCCTGCGGATGGATAGCGAGAAGAGGCCCTCGATGCGAGAGGTTGCAGAGGAGCTCGGCAAGCTAAGGAAGGTTCTGCAGCATCCATGGGGTCAACAGAGTTCGGGGGAGCTTCAGGGGTTGCTAGCTCGGTCCCCAAACACGTACTCTGAGATTGAACTTAGCAATGCCTGTGTCAGCTACGACGATTCTGCGTATATAGGAGTACAATCTCCACGATGA